Genomic DNA from Candidatus Sphingomonas phytovorans:
ATCCGGAAGCCCAGCAGCGCGCCGGCGACCTGCACGGCCGCCGCGACGAGGAGGGCGGTGGATACCCCGTGGTCTTCCGCGATCACGCCGAACAGCCAGCTTCCGGCAGCCATGCCGCCAAAAGCCGTCATCTGGTAAAGCGCCAGGCCACGCGCCACGACCCAGCGCGGTGACGCCATCTGAACGGTCACGTTGAAGGTCGACAGGGACAGCACCCAGCCCGCGCCGGCCAGCATCAGCGCCGGGATGGTCGCGGCCATATAGGGGCTGGCAGCGGTCGCCGCCGCGCCAAGCGCGAGTGCGATCGCCCCGATCAGCACGATTCGTTCGTTGGATAGGCGCTGCCGCAGCCGGCCGCTCGCCAGCGCGCCACCCACCGCACCGATGCCGAAACCTCCGAGCAGCACGCCGAAGGTCAGCGCGCCGCCGCCCATCAGGTCGCGCGCGATGAGCGGCATCAGCGCCGGCACCGCGCTCGCCGCCAGGCCGAAAAGGCAGGCGCGCACCATGACGACGCGCAGGTTGGGCGACATCGCGACGTAGCGCAGCCCCGCCCCCATCGCGACGCCGAGCCGCTCGCGCGGCAGCAGCCGCGGGGGGATTTCGGGTCGCCAGCGCGCGAGCACGACGATCAGCCCGACATAGCTCACCGCATTGGCCAGGAAGGCGGCCGCCGCCCCCGCCGCCGCGACGATCAACCCGCCGATCGCGGGGCCGACGCTGCGCGCGATGTTGAAGCCCATCGAGTTGAACGCGATTGCGCCGGGCAACACCGGCCGGGGCACCATATCCCCCACCGAAGCCTGCCAGGCCGGCCCGTTGACCGCCGTGCCGCAGCCGATCAGGAAGGTGAAGCCGAGCAGCAGCCAGGGACTGAGCAACCCCAGCCAGGCACAGACGGCAAGCCCCGCCGATACGACCAGCATGAAGCTCTGCGCCCAGAGCATGACGAGCCGGCGGTCGAGATTGTCGGCAACCGCGCCGGCCCAGAGCGAAAGCAGCATGATCGGCA
This window encodes:
- a CDS encoding MFS transporter, encoding MPATAPDSARPASAFSIPIFREVWIANLASNFGGLIQSVGASWMMVSLASSPQFVALVQASTTLPIMLLSLWAGAVADNLDRRLVMLWAQSFMLVVSAGLAVCAWLGLLSPWLLLGFTFLIGCGTAVNGPAWQASVGDMVPRPVLPGAIAFNSMGFNIARSVGPAIGGLIVAAAGAAAAFLANAVSYVGLIVVLARWRPEIPPRLLPRERLGVAMGAGLRYVAMSPNLRVVMVRACLFGLAASAVPALMPLIARDLMGGGALTFGVLLGGFGIGAVGGALASGRLRQRLSNERIVLIGAIALALGAAATAASPYMAATIPALMLAGAGWVLSLSTFNVTVQMASPRWVVARGLALYQMTAFGGMAAGSWLFGVIAEDHGVSTALLVAAAVQVAGALLGFRIPLPQVEQLNLDPLSRWTEPETVVPIESRSGPVVITIEYRIAQKDIVTFLRVMGERSRIRRRDGARHWTLLRDLGDPLLWVERYHVATWLDYVRHNQRRTHADADNSADLAALHEGPAPPVVHRMIERQTGSLPFTRAPGSREMSGPMIDPSGSV